In Cellulomonas sp. Y8, the genomic stretch AGCAGCGCAGCTCGGTGCGCTCCGCCGCCTGCGGGGCGCGTGGTGTCGTCGCCTGGCGGGGTGAGGGTGGCGATCGGGATCGGCTCGACCGGCCGCGAGAGCGCCACCCCGTCCCGGTCGGTGAAGGTCGCCCCGTTCCACGACCGTCGCGGCTCCGGCGGCACCGGCAGGCCCGGGGACAGGTGGACCTCGAACGCCGGCCCGTCCGACTCCGGCACGTCGCCGACCACCAGGTCCCGCAGGCCGTCGGCGCGCAGCTGGTCCAAGGTGCGGTCGTCGCCGAGTGCCTTCGCTGTCTTGGCGGCGTGGGTGAGGACCCCGTCGACCCGGAGCGCGTCCGCCGCGTCGAGGACCAGCCACATCGACGCCATGCCGTCCGGCTGCGGGCGCGGGTGGGAGACCCTCCTGGTGCGCCGGGCGCGTTCGCGGCGGGCGGCGGCGCCCTCGGGGTCGACCAGCCGGATCTCCCGCTCCACGCGCTGGCGGAGCTCGGCGACCGAGCACTGGTCGGCGTCCGGCAGGACCGCGTCCTCGACGGCGTGGGCGACCTGGAACGACAGGTCCGCCAAACCCGAGGTCAGGACCTGGGCCTTCGCGGGGTCGAGGTGCCCGACCTCCAACGCCTCCCGGGTCGCGCCGAGCATGCCGTCGAGCACCAGCGCGCGGTGCACGGTCTTCGTCGCCGTCACCCGCGGCCAGCCCAGGCGCATCGCCAGCTCGTCGCCGGCCACGCACGCCTGCGTCGGCGGGGCACCGGCCAGCGGGGACCACTCCGGGCTCATCTCGTCGCGGGAGGCGAGCTCGGCGACCATGGCCAGCTTGCGGGCGTGCTGATGACTCTCGACCCGGTCCTGCGCGGCGATCACCTCGACCAGCACCATCGAGGACAGCACGCGCAGGTCCAGCCCCCGCAACCAGGCATCCAGCACCGGCCCCGGCTCGCAGGAACGGATCGCCTCGACCTGCCGCTGCTCACCCGTCCGAGGCGCCCCACCGGCCGCCACCACGGGGTCCGGGCCGAAGTCCGTCAAGCAGGTCCCGTCGGGCCCGTAGACCGGCAGCACCACGGAGGCGGCCGGGTCGCCGTCGGGGTGTTCCTGCAGGTCAGATGCCATGGAACGACACTACCGACGCCCACCGACACGACCCCGGCGACCGACCCCCGCCCTGGGGACGAGGCACGACGACGGCACCTGTGGACGGCTCGGCGTCCCCTCGATCGGCTCGCCGACCGCGGGTCAGTAGCCCTCGTCGACCGGCTCGTCGATGACCGTCGCACCCAGCGCCTGGGCCAGGAGCGGGATGCCGGACAGGCTGCTGGAGCCGATGTCGGGGTCGTCCATGGACGGCTCGTCGTCGGCCCAGGTCACTCGGGGCGCGGTCGCGACAGCGCCTCCGCCGGCTGCGGCGGCTCGGGCTGCGGCGCGCACCTGGTCCGCGCCGCTCGTCGGCGCCGACGACGACGGCGAGACGGCCGCAGCCGGGCGTGCGGAGGACCCCGCCGCGTACGGGTCCGGGCCCGGGTCGGGGGGAAGTGGGACGTCGCGCGCCCAGTCGTCGTCCGGGGGCTCGGGAGCGCCCGGGTCGTCGGGGTGCGGGTCCCACGGCGGCGGCGCACCCGGGTCGGTCGGCGC encodes the following:
- a CDS encoding HNH endonuclease signature motif containing protein, which encodes MASDLQEHPDGDPAASVVLPVYGPDGTCLTDFGPDPVVAAGGAPRTGEQRQVEAIRSCEPGPVLDAWLRGLDLRVLSSMVLVEVIAAQDRVESHQHARKLAMVAELASRDEMSPEWSPLAGAPPTQACVAGDELAMRLGWPRVTATKTVHRALVLDGMLGATREALEVGHLDPAKAQVLTSGLADLSFQVAHAVEDAVLPDADQCSVAELRQRVEREIRLVDPEGAAARRERARRTRRVSHPRPQPDGMASMWLVLDAADALRVDGVLTHAAKTAKALGDDRTLDQLRADGLRDLVVGDVPESDGPAFEVHLSPGLPVPPEPRRSWNGATFTDRDGVALSRPVEPIPIATLTPPGDDTTRPAGGGAHRAALLRAPEAPIEITDSETEPALDTEVKTRTGVGTDRATRTSTVATAPSARAEDTASSAACGSAAPTLAPSTVATTPTTARRGCTRCSGRPGAEVRITVPASTLLGLDDQPAHLDGHGSIDAVQARALAIGGVWQRIVTDPLTARVLDVGRERYRPPAALADLIRTRDRTCAAPGCRVPACACELDHTQEFHPQPGGDPDAPLGRTDADNLGPVCHRHHRLKTDGGFRLRQISPGLYEWLTPTGHRYLTRPGTGQTHDATADPHDAQPPF